A genome region from Cucumis sativus cultivar 9930 chromosome 4, Cucumber_9930_V3, whole genome shotgun sequence includes the following:
- the LOC101210053 gene encoding uncharacterized protein LOC101210053 isoform X1 produces the protein MFFIRTLPLPPSPSSNQLRRLLFPASSFPCLRGFRLLQFQPMDSFSTSANSHALPDSSCCGSSCGCGRDKEHLHDRDNSSDVIHVGSIPVHLNPKEREPKSYNYDESLPVHRQNTRRSRIDLGSKRDLKSNARSYQVERLEFLNDSCQEYKSSLPIHFGKKNEVFVSKLQSLDTGPKESVVTDNSLPFEPPFDICLPGGGNVKHRNIYVVKEGGTVKDYRLLRPGMVLLKHYITPREQINIVKTCQNLGIGPGGFYQPGYKDGAKLRLRMMCLGLDWDPQTRRYENKRVVDGNKPPDIPPQFTFLVKRALKDAHAFIKNNCNISNVEEILPSMSPDICIANFYTTRGRLGLHQDRDESKESLWRGLPVVSFSVGNAAEFLYGDKRNVDKAEMVELESGDVLIFGGESRHIFHGVSSIIPKSTPKFLLHHTGLRPGRLNLTFRKY, from the exons ATGTTTTTCATCCGTACACTTCCCCTTCCCCCATCGCCCTCCTCCAATCAACTTCGTCGCCTTCTATTCCCTGCTTCTTCATTTCCCTGCCTGCGCGGCTTTCGTTTGCTTCAATTTCAACCAATGGATTCGTTTTCCACTTCAGCAAATAGCCAT GCATTACCTGACTCTTCATGTTGTGGTAGTTCTTGTGGTTGTGGGAGAGACAAGGAACATTTGCATGACAGAGATAATAGTTCAGATGTCATACATGTGGGAAGCATTCCTGTGCATCTAAATCCCAAGGAACGTGAACCCAAATCTTATAATTATGATGAGTCTCTACCTGTTCATAGACAAAATACTAGAAGAAGCCGGATAGATTTAGGGTCCAAAAGAGATTTGAAGAGTAATGCAAGATCATATCAAGTAGAGAGGCTTGAATTTTTGAACGATTCTTGTCAGGAGTATAAATCATCTCTTCCTATTCATTTtgggaagaaaaatgaagtgttTGTCTCAAAGCTCCAGTCCCTTGATACCGGTCCCAAAGAATCTGTAGTTACGGACAATTCACTTCCCTTTGAACCAccatttgatatttgtttacCTGGGGGAGGTAATGTGAAACATAGAAATATTTATGTTGTTAAAGAGGGTGGCACTGTGAAAGATTATAGACTGTTGAGGCCTGGAATGGTTTTACTGAAGCACTACATCACTCCACGTGAACAG ATCAATATAGTGAAAACTTGTCAAAATCTTGGTATTGGCCCAGGGGGATTTTACCAGCCTGGTTATAAAGATGGAGCAAAACTTAGGCTTCGTATGATGTGTCTTGGATTGGACTGGGATCCTCAAACAAGAAGGTATGAAAACAAACGGGTTGTGGATGGTAATAAACCACCAGATATACCTCCTCAATTTACATTTCTTGTTAAACGTGCACTTAAAGATGCACATGCCTTCATCAAGAACAACTGCAATATAAGTAATGTAGAAGAAATTCTTCCGTCAATGTCTCCAGACATATGCATTGCGAACTTCTACACAACGAGGGGAAGATTGGGTCTGCATCAG GACCGTGATGAAAGCAAAGAGAGTCTTTGGAGGGGACTACCGGTTGTTTCCTTTTCTGTAGGCAATGCAGCAGAATTCTTGTATGGAGATAAAAGAAATGTGGATAAAGCAGAGATGGTTGAACTGGAATCAGGTGATGTTCTAATTTTTGGTGGCGAATCTAGACATATATTCCATGGAGTATCTTCAATCATACCAAAATCGACACCCAAGTTTTTGCTTCATCATACTGGTCTGCGTCCCGGCCGTCTTAATCTTACCTTTAGAAAGTATTAA
- the LOC101210053 gene encoding uncharacterized protein LOC101210053 isoform X2: MFFIRTLPLPPSPSSNQLRRLLFPASSFPCLRGFRLLQFQPMDSFSTSANSHALPDSSCCGSSCGCGRDKEHLHDRDNSSDVIHVGSIPVHLNPKEREPKSYNYDESLPVHRQNTRRSRIDLGSKRDLKSNARSYQVERLEFLNDSCQEYKSSLPIHFGKKNEVFVSKLQSLDTGPKESVVTDNSLPFEPPFDICLPGGGNVKHRNIYVVKEGGTVKDYRLLRPGMVLLKHYITPREQINIVKTCQNLGIGPGGFYQPGYKDGAKLRLRMMCLGLDWDPQTRRHMHCELLHNEGKIGSASGP; this comes from the exons ATGTTTTTCATCCGTACACTTCCCCTTCCCCCATCGCCCTCCTCCAATCAACTTCGTCGCCTTCTATTCCCTGCTTCTTCATTTCCCTGCCTGCGCGGCTTTCGTTTGCTTCAATTTCAACCAATGGATTCGTTTTCCACTTCAGCAAATAGCCAT GCATTACCTGACTCTTCATGTTGTGGTAGTTCTTGTGGTTGTGGGAGAGACAAGGAACATTTGCATGACAGAGATAATAGTTCAGATGTCATACATGTGGGAAGCATTCCTGTGCATCTAAATCCCAAGGAACGTGAACCCAAATCTTATAATTATGATGAGTCTCTACCTGTTCATAGACAAAATACTAGAAGAAGCCGGATAGATTTAGGGTCCAAAAGAGATTTGAAGAGTAATGCAAGATCATATCAAGTAGAGAGGCTTGAATTTTTGAACGATTCTTGTCAGGAGTATAAATCATCTCTTCCTATTCATTTtgggaagaaaaatgaagtgttTGTCTCAAAGCTCCAGTCCCTTGATACCGGTCCCAAAGAATCTGTAGTTACGGACAATTCACTTCCCTTTGAACCAccatttgatatttgtttacCTGGGGGAGGTAATGTGAAACATAGAAATATTTATGTTGTTAAAGAGGGTGGCACTGTGAAAGATTATAGACTGTTGAGGCCTGGAATGGTTTTACTGAAGCACTACATCACTCCACGTGAACAG ATCAATATAGTGAAAACTTGTCAAAATCTTGGTATTGGCCCAGGGGGATTTTACCAGCCTGGTTATAAAGATGGAGCAAAACTTAGGCTTCGTATGATGTGTCTTGGATTGGACTGGGATCCTCAAACAAGAAG ACATATGCATTGCGAACTTCTACACAACGAGGGGAAGATTGGGTCTGCATCAG GACCGTGA